From one Lycium barbarum isolate Lr01 chromosome 6, ASM1917538v2, whole genome shotgun sequence genomic stretch:
- the LOC132644578 gene encoding protein FAR1-RELATED SEQUENCE 11-like, which yields MSIAKDIIDGITCWTVVCFDNVHNHDLLSDKEVSFLPAYQNIDIVDQKRITLLARAGCSMGLIRRVLELEKEVDPGQLPFTENAIRNFVQSESSTNIQSDALELLKICNSLKDKDGDVQYDFTVDACQRLGHIIWKFGDSIRAYEIFGDVVVFDTTYRLNRYEMPLGVWIVVDNHGNSIFFGCVLLRNEKASSFSWALKVNTVVFSIFF from the coding sequence ATGTCTATTGCCAAAGACATAATTGACGGGATCACCTGTTGGACGGTGGTATGTTTTGATAATGTCCACAACCATGACCTATTGAGTGATAAGGAGGTGAGCTTCCTTCCCGCTTATCAAAATATTGACATTGTTGATCAAAAGCGGATTACACTTCTTGCGAGAGCTGGTTGTTCCATGGGTTTGATAAGAAGGGTGCTTGAATTAGAAAAGGAAGTAGATCCAGGCCAATTGCCTTTTACGGAAAATGCTATAAGGAACTTTGTTCAATCAGAAAGTTCTACCAATATTCAAAGTGATGCACTGGAGCTACTAAAAATATGCAATAGTTTGAAAGATAAAGATGGTGATGTCCAATATGATTTCACGGTTGATGCATGTCAAAGACTCGGACATATCATTTGGAAATTTGGAGACTCCATTCGTGCTTATGAAATTTTTGGAGATGTAGTTGTTTTCGATACTACTTACCGATTGAATCGTTATGAGATGCCATTGGGAGTTTGGATTGTTGTGGACAATCATGGCAACTCTATTTTCTTTGGTTGTGTTCTCTTGCGAAACGAGAAAGCATCTTCTTTTTCGTGGGCATTAAAGGTTAATACCGTTgtattctcaatttttttttaa